From the genome of Eucalyptus grandis isolate ANBG69807.140 chromosome 2, ASM1654582v1, whole genome shotgun sequence, one region includes:
- the LOC104433321 gene encoding putative phospholipid-transporting ATPase 9, which translates to MAGGRRRKLHFSKIYSFRCGKASFEEDHSQIGGPGFSRVVHCNEPDCFEANIHNYTGNYVRSTKYTLATFLPKSLFEQFRRVANFYFLVSGVLAFTSLAPYSASSAIIPLVLVVGATMVKEGIEDWRRKQQDTEINNRKVKVHRQNGVFDYTEWKNLRVGDIVKVEKDEFFPADLLLLSSSYEDAICYVETMNLDGETNLKVKQALEVVTLRLHEDTDFRDFRATVKCEDPNANLYSFVGSMEFEEQQYPLSPQQLLLRDSKLRNTDFIYGAVIFTGHDTKVIQNSTEPPSKRSKIERKMDKIIYFLFFILFLMAFVGSIFFGIYTKEDLQNGKMKRWYLRPDSSTIYFDPKKAPVAAIYHFLTALMLYSYFIPISLYVSIEIVKVLQSIFINQDIHMYYEEADKPAHARTSNLNEELGQVDTILSDKTGTLTCNSMEFVKCSIAGTAYGRGVTEVERAIGRRKGFPVAHGKENGDDQFEHSADPKPLIKGFNFSDERIMNANWVKEPHADVIHKFFCVLALCHTAIPEVDEETGKVSYEAESPDEAAFVIAAREIGFEFYKRTQMSISLRELDVVTGQKVERVCQLLNVLEFNSSRKRMSVIVRNEDGKLLLLCKGADSVMFERLSKSGLDFEENTRDHVNEYADTGLRTLILAYRELGEDEYREFNEKFNEAKNLVSVERDSLIEEVMETVEKDLILLGATAVEDKLQNGVPDCIDKLAQAGIKIWVLTGDKMETAINIGFACSLLRQGMKQIIITLENPKIQALEKAGEKTALRKESKQSVLQRINDGMALLRQSSGSSEAFALIIDGKSLAYALEDDVKDKFLQLAIGCASVICCRSSPKQKALVTRLVKAGTGKTTLAIGDGANDVGMLQEADIGVGISGVEGMQAVMSSDIAIAQFRYLERLLLVHGHWCYRRISTMICYFFYKNIAFGFSLFLYEAHTSFSAQPAYNDWFMSLFNVFFTSLPVIALGVFDQDVSARFCLKFPILYQEGVQNMLFSWRRILGWMFNGFISAIIVFFLCTNALEPQAFINDGKIVGFEILGATMYTCIVWVVNLQMALAISYFTLIQHVFIWGSVAIWYLFLLAYGALPPKLSTNAYQVFVEALAPAPSFWLVTIFVMISALIPYFSFSAIQMRFFPMYHGMIQWIRHEGRTDDIEYCNVVRQRSLRPTTVGHTARLAAKSSRVQDGNHSR; encoded by the exons ATGGctggtggaagaagaagaaagctgcATTTTAGCAAGATCTACTCATTTAGATGTGGGAAGGCATCTTTCGAGGAAGACCATTCGCAAATTGGGGGACCAGGATTCTCTAGGGTAGTCCATTGCAATGAACCGGATTGTTTTGAGGCCAATATTCACAATTACACCGGCAACTATGTCAGGAGCACAAAGTATACACTTGCCACTTTCTTGCCCAAATCCTTGTTTGAGCAGTTCAGGAGGGTGGCCAACTTTTACTTCCTGGTCTCAGGAGTCCTTGCCTTCACATCCCTTGCGCCTTATTCGGCCAGTAGTGCCATCATTCCTCTTGTCCTTGTTGTTGGCGCCACCATGGTTAAGGAAGGTATAGAAGATTGGCGGCGGAAACAGCAG GATACTGAGATTAACAATAGAAAAGTCAAAGTTCACCGGCAAAACGGAGTTTTTGACTACACTGAGTGGAAGAATCTGAGAGTAGGAGACATAGTGAAGGTAGAGAAGGATGAATTCTTTCCAGCCGATCTCCTCTTGCTATCATCTAGTTATGAAGACGCTATCTGCTATGTTGAGACCATGAACCTTGATGGTGAGACAAACTTGAAAGTAAAACAAGCATTGGAGGTAGTAACCTTACGTTTGCATGAGGACACAGACTTCCGGGACTTCCGAGCAACTGTGAAATGTGAAGACCCAAATGCAAATCTATATTCGTTCGTTGGAAGTATGGAATTTGAAGAGCAACAGTACCCCCTTTCTCCTCAACAGCTTCTTCTTAGGGATTCGAAGCTGCGAAACACGGATTTTATATACGGGGCAGTTATCTTCACAGGGCACGACACGAAGGTTATACAAAACTCCACTGAACCACCTTCAAAGAGAAGCAAAATCGAGAGAAAGATGGACAAAATCATCTACTTCTTGTTCTTCATTCTATTCTTGATGGCTTTTGTTGGGTCCATTTTCTTTGGCATATATACAAAAGAAGATCTGCAAAATGGGAAAATGAAGAGGTGGTATCTTAGGCCGGACAGTTCGACAATTTACTTTGACCCTAAGAAAGCGCCAGTTGCTGCCATCTATCATTTCCTGACTGCACTGATGTTGTACAGCTACTTCATTCCAATTTCACTGTATGTGTCCATAGAAATTGTCAAAGTTCTTCAGAGCATCTTCATCAACCAGGATATTCACATGTACTATGAAGAAGCTGATAAACCAGCGCATGCCCGTACATCGAATCTGAATGAGGAACTTGGGCAAGTTGATACAATACTTTCTGATAAGACGGGAACTCTGACTTGCAACTCGATGGAGTTTGTCAAGTGTTCAATAGCTGGGACGGCCTATGGACGTGGTGTCACTGAGGTTGAGAGGGCTATTGGTAGGAGGAAGGGTTTTCCAGTGGCTCATGGGAAAGAGAATGGTGATGACCAATTTGAGCACTCAGCTGATCCAAAGCCATTGATTAAGGGATTCAACTTTAGTGATGAGCGAATTATGAATGCAAATTGGGTGAAGGAGCCTCATGCAGATGTTATTCATAAGTTCTTTTGTGTGCTGGCACTTTGTCATACTGCTATACCCGAAGTGGATGAAGAGACAGGAAAGGTATCTTACGAAGCTGAATCGCCTGATGAAGCAGCTTTTGTCATTGCCGCCAGAGAAATTGGTTTTGAGTTTTACAAGAGAACACAAATGAGTATTTCATTGCGTGAGCTGGATGTGGTAACTGGGCAGAAAGTTGAAAG GGTGTGCCAGCTTTTGAATGTTCTAGAATTCAACAGCTCAAGGAAGCGGATGTCAGTGATTGTGAGAAATGAGGATGGAAAGCTACTATTATTGTGTAAAGGGGCCGacag TGTCATGTTTGAAAGGCTATCAAAGAGTGGTCTGGACTTTGAAGAGAACACCAGGGATCATGTGAATGAGTATGCTGACACAGGCTTGAGGACATTAATACTTGCCTATCGCGAACTTGGAGAAGATGAGTACAGGGAGTTCAATGAGAAATTTAATGAGGCCAAGAATTTGGTTAGTGTAGAGCGTGACTCATTAATTGAAGAAGTGATGGAGACAGTTGAGAAGGATCTGATTCTCCTTGGCGCCACTGCTGTTGAGGACAAGCTGCAGAATGGG GTTCCTGACTGCATCGACAAACTTGCTCAAGCTGGGATCAAAATATGGGTTTTGACGGGAGATAAGATGGAGACAGCCATCAATATTGG GTTTGCTTGTAGCTTATTAAGACAAGGAATGAAGCAAATCATAATCACTCTGGAGAACCCTAAGATTCAAGCATTAGAAAAGGCAGGAGAGAAGACTGCACTAAGAAAG GAATCGAAACAAAGTGTTCTTCAACGGATAAATGATGGGATGGCTCTGCTCAGACAATCAAGTGGAAGCTCTGAAGCATTTGCTTTGATCATTGATGGAAAATCACTTGCCTATGCTTTGGAGGATGATGTTAAGGATAAGTTTCTACAACTTGCAATCGGTTGTGCATCTGTTATATGCTGTCGTTCATCACCAAAGCAAAAGGCCCTG GTGACAAGATTGGTTAAAGCCGGAACTGGCAAAACGACATTAGCAATTGGTGATGGTGCAAACGATGTGGGAATGCTCCAAGAAGCAGATATTGGTGTTGGAATTAGTGGGGTTGAAGGAATGCAG GCAGTCATGTCCAGTGATATTGCCATTGCTCAGTTCCGTTACTTAGAGCGCTTGCTTCTTGTGCATGGACATTGGTGTTATAGGAGGATCTCAACAATG ATATGCTACTTTTTCTACAAGAACATTGCGTtcggcttctctctcttcttgtaTGAAGCACATACCTCTTTCTCTGCGCAACCTGCCTACAACGATTGGTTTATGTCGCTTTTCAATGTCTTCTTCACATCACTCCCTGTAATTGCACTGGGAGTTTTTGATCAGGATGTATCAGCACGGTTTTGTCTCAAG TTTCCTATACTGTACCAAGAAGGAGTTCAAAATATGCTCTTCAGCTGGCGTCGAATCCTTGGCTGGATGTTCAACGGGTTCATTAGTGCCatcattgtcttcttcttgtGCACAAATGCCCTGGAGCCCCAGGCATTTATCAATGATGGGAAAATTGTGGGGTTCGAAATCTTAGGAGCTACAATGTACACATGTATAGTGTGGGTTGTGAATTTGCAGATGGCGCTCGCCATCAGCTACTTCACTCTAATACAGCATGTCTTCATCTGGGGATCCGTTGCCATCTGGTATCTCTTCCTTTTGGCGTATGGAGCCTTACCACCTAAGCTATCAACCAATGCTTACCAAGTCTTCGTTGAAGCGCTTGCCCCTGCAccttccttttggctggtcaCAATCTTTGTGATGATCTCCGCCCTGATCCCTTACTTTTCGTTCTCAGCAATTCAGATGCGGTTCTTTCCCATGTACCATGGAATGATACAGTGGATAAGGCACGAAGGTCGAACAGATGATATAGAGTACTGCAACGTGGTGCGGCAGAGATCATTGCGGCCGACAACAGTTGGTCACACTGCACGTCTAGCCGCAAAATCTAGTCGTGTGCAAGATGGAAATCATAGCAGATGA
- the LOC104433322 gene encoding uncharacterized protein LOC104433322, giving the protein MEDWNALAADCIVVSCCCQCLILQIAVFILLKIPCRLFQKTKRFAKKRFRHSRRRRKSLEKTSYLSEGQLVEGPGCSMRDGEDGFFIDVSERGGRCMEEVEKALQEMSQKGVFGFGSFWGRESGGSFSGCVCDHQGFDSSVVQLHLIEIVGSAATNIRGSKSILYA; this is encoded by the coding sequence ATGGAAGACTGGAACGCGCTCGCTGCGGATTGCATCGTTGTGTCGTGTTGTTGCCAATGCCTGATCCTCCAGATTGCCGTCTTCATCTTGTTAAAAATTCCATGCCGGCTATTCCAAAAGACAAAGCGATTCGCCAAGAAAAGGTTTCGGCATTccaggagaagaaggaaaagccTCGAAAAGACGAGTTATTTAAGTGAAGGTCAGCTCGTGGAAGGGCCCGGGTGTTCTATGAGAGATGGGGAAGATGGGTTTTTCATAGACGTGTCGGAAAGAGGCGGGCGGTGCATGGAGGAGGTTGAGAAGGCATTGCAAGAGATGTCTCAGAAGGGTGTGTTTGGATTTGGGAGCTTTTGGGGCAGGGAATCTGGAGGGAGCTTCTCAGGATGTGTATGTGATCATCAGGGATTTGATTCCAGCGTTGTTCAGCTTCATCTAATCGAAATTGTTGGTTCTGCAGCTACAAATATCAGAGGAAGTAAATCCATTCTTTATGCGTGA
- the LOC104435574 gene encoding proline-rich receptor-like protein kinase PERK9: protein MASTSPSPDASPSAVPPSTTISPPPQPSSPPSPPPQTPPATPSPPPSAPPPNPPASPPPSSPPATSPPSPSPPVTPSTPVAAPPTSSPPPLPPPPSPVPPSPSPPPPSPPPQPAANSPSPPPPPTANPPSSPPPPTAKPPSPPPPPTAKPPSSPPPPSAKPPGNPPSPPPPPRSSKSPENSPPPPPPPLSPPSTPPRSSPPPPAPVSPSPKSSPPSPTSNPPKSSPPPPASVPTAKSPTPARVSSPTPSSLPTPPSNSPSISASPPSSSGLSPPSTPVPSTPASTGPTASNNPNSASSSNDTRNSSSGIGTAGTVAIVVAVFILISLIGFAVWCMKKRRKKVTGLTGVYIVPSPGASSTGTDSSVIKTHSSAPLLGSSSGSDAYTPKEQGGIGNSRPLFSYEELGKATNGFSSQNLLGEGGFGAVYKGFLPDGREIAVKQLKVGGGQGDREFKAEVEIISRIHHRHLVSLVGYCIADTRRLLVYDYVPNNTLYFHLHVEGRPVLEWATRVKIAAGAARGLAYLHEDCHPRIIHRDIKSSNILLDNNFEARVSDFGLAKLALDADTHITTRVMGTFGYMAPEYATSGKLTEKSDVFSYGVVLLELITGRKPVDASQPLGDESLVEWARPLLSHALDNEEFEGLADPKLERNYVEAEMFRMMEAAAACVRHSAAKRPRMGQIVRAFDSLAASDLTNGMRLGESEVFNSAQQSAEIRLFQRMAFGSQDYSTEFFSRCSSNS from the exons ATGGCAAGTACTTCGCCATCTCCGGATGCATCCCCCTCCGCTGTGCCACCATCAACTACCATCTCTCCACCTCCACAGCCTTCCTCTCCTCCATCACCCCCACCTCAGACTCCTCCAGCGACGCCGTCCCCGCCGCCGTCGGCACCGCCCCCTA ATCCACCAGCAAGTCCGCCCCCATCTTCACCTCCTGCAACTTCCCCACCGTCACCTAGTCCACCAGTTACCCCTTCGACACCTGTTGCTGCTCCTCCTACGAGctcgcctccgcctctgcctccACCTCCATCACCAGTGCCGCCATCGCCTTCCCCACCTCCACCGTCACCTCCACCACAACCGGCTGCAAATTCTCCTAgtccacctccaccaccaactGCAAATCCTCCTAGTtcacctccaccaccaactGCAAAACCTCCTAGTCCACCTCCACCCCCAACTGCAAAACCTCCTAGTTCACCTCCACCGCCTTCTGCAAAACCGCCTGGAAATCCAccttcaccaccaccaccaccacgatCATCCAAATCCCCTGAAAAttccccaccgccgccgccgccgccactgtCACCACCATCAACTCCACCTCGAAGTTCGCCTCCACCCCCAGCACCTGTGTCGCCCTCACCCAAAAGTTCACCTCCATCACCAACCTCAAATCCACCAAAAAGTTCACCTCCCCCTCCGGCATCGGTTCCTACAGCTAAATCACCTACACCTGCTAGAGTTAGTTCCCCCACGCCCAGTTCTCTACCAACTCCGCCTTCAAATTCTCCTTCAATCTCAGCATCTCCACCCTCTTCATCAGGTCTCTCTCCACCTTCCACTCCTGTCCCTTCAACCCCTGCATCAACTGGTCCAACTGCAAGCAACAATCCTAATTCAGCTTCCAGTTCCAATGACACCAGGAATTCCAGTTCTGGAATAGGAACAGCTGGCACAGTGGCTATTGTTGTGGCAGTATTCATCCTCATTAGCCTTATTGGATTTGCTGTCTGGTGCATGAAAAAACGAAGGAAAAAGGTTACTGGACTTACTGGAGTCTACATCGTGCCGTCACCTGGGGCCTCTTCCACTGGAACAG ATTCATCTGTTATCAAGACACATTCTTCTGCACCCCTCCTTGGAAGTAGTTCAGGGAGTGATGCTTACACGCCAAAGGAGCAGGGGGGAATTGGAAATTCCAGGCCATTGTTTTCGTATGAAGAGCTGGGCAAGGCTACAAATGGTTTttcatcccaaaatttattGGGTGAAGGTGGATTTGGTGCTGTCTATAAAGGATTCCTTCCAGATGGGAGAGAGATAGCTGTAAAGCAGCTAAAAGTTGGTGGTGGGCAAGGGGATCGAGAATTTAAAGCTGAAGTTGAAATCATTAGTCGCATACACCATCGCCATCTGGTGTCATTAGTCGGGTACTGCATTGCTGACACCAGAAGGTTGCTTGTGTATGACTATGTGCCTAATAATACCCTCTACTTTCATCTTCATG TAGAAGGTAGGCCAGTGCTGGAATGGGCAACACGTGTTAAGATTGCTGCTGGTGCTGCTCGTGGATTGGCTTACCTTCATGAAGACT GCCATCCTCGTATTATCCATAGAGACATCAAGTCATCAAACATTCTCCTAGATAATAACTTCGAAGCTCGG GTATCAGACTTTGGACTTGCCAAATTAGCTCTTGATGCAGATACACATATCACTACACGTGTCATGGGAACTTTCGG ATACATGGCTCCTGAATATGCAACAAGTGGCAAATTGACCGAGAAATCTGATGTTTTCTCTTACGGAGTTGTGCTTCTGGAGCTAATAACTGGACGGAAGCCTGTGGATGCATCACAACCCTTGGGAGATGAGAGTTTAGTTGAATGG GCTCGACCTTTGCTGAGCCATGCACTTGACAATGAAGAATTTGAGGGTTTGGCAGATCCAAAGCTTGAAAGAAATTATGTTGAAGCCGAAATGTTCCGGATGATGGAAGCTGCAGCTGCTTGTGTGCGACATTCAGCTGCCAAGAGACCTCGTATGGGACAG ATTGTGAGAGCATTTGATAGTTTGGCTGCTTCTGACTTAACTAATGGAATGAGACTAGGAGAGAGCGAGGTGTTTAATTCTGCTCAACAATCTGCAGAAATCAGATTGTTTCAGAGGATGGCTTTTGGCAGCCAAGATTACAGTACAGAATTCTTTAGCCGGTGTAGCTCGAATAGTTGA